A single Candidatus Methylomirabilota bacterium DNA region contains:
- a CDS encoding ABC transporter substrate-binding protein yields the protein MAAEVSRRDFLSRLGVTVGAAATAASVPLVGAPALIGRAEAQPKGNIPDTPYKIGHMTFFTGAAAVLGEPSYKGHILAAEEINAQGGLLGKRKIETIKADEAAGTDANVKEMRRMKLSEKIDLFTGVISSGNTPALGPEAESLKLLTIFVDGCTDFLFDKAVLNPHYIFRITNMQSADGVTAAVATAMTWPRVRKIAHIHPDYSYGRNAFAHFNIVMKKMLPGTQVVSEGWPKLGTTDFTSHITKAIAAKPDLLVSSVWGGDYVAMYKQGLRYDMFKKMKFTSMIAFGVAPHAIGKDHPEGVIAGVHSNYYFNYPPQDRWPLNSAFVKKYLDRWKEYPNFQSEGAYTTLMLLKQTIEKANKLTGGWPDDEAIISQLEGASISGPAGYLHIRPDNHQGYKDAMTGFSVNSPDYPFQILDPNKIITIPIRNITAPPGWPAPSGEDTRTYTWIDKTWPTVKL from the coding sequence ATGGCCGCAGAGGTATCCCGTCGTGATTTCCTGAGCCGGCTCGGCGTCACCGTCGGCGCCGCGGCGACCGCGGCCAGCGTGCCGCTCGTCGGCGCACCGGCTCTCATCGGCCGAGCCGAAGCGCAGCCCAAGGGCAATATCCCGGACACGCCGTACAAGATCGGCCACATGACCTTCTTCACGGGCGCGGCCGCCGTGCTCGGAGAGCCTTCGTACAAGGGGCACATCCTGGCCGCGGAGGAGATCAACGCCCAGGGCGGCTTGCTGGGCAAGCGCAAGATCGAGACCATCAAGGCCGACGAGGCCGCCGGCACCGACGCCAACGTGAAGGAAATGCGCCGGATGAAGCTCTCGGAGAAGATCGACCTCTTCACCGGGGTCATCTCCAGCGGCAACACGCCGGCTCTCGGGCCCGAGGCCGAGTCGCTCAAGCTGCTCACCATCTTCGTCGACGGGTGCACCGACTTCCTCTTCGACAAGGCCGTGCTCAACCCGCATTACATCTTCCGCATCACCAACATGCAGTCGGCCGACGGGGTGACGGCGGCCGTGGCCACGGCCATGACCTGGCCCAGGGTGCGGAAGATCGCCCACATCCACCCGGACTACTCCTACGGGCGCAACGCCTTCGCGCATTTCAACATCGTGATGAAGAAGATGCTCCCCGGCACCCAGGTCGTCTCCGAGGGCTGGCCCAAGCTCGGCACCACGGACTTCACCTCTCACATCACCAAGGCCATCGCGGCCAAGCCCGACCTGCTCGTCTCCTCGGTGTGGGGCGGCGACTACGTGGCCATGTACAAGCAGGGCCTGCGCTACGACATGTTCAAGAAGATGAAATTCACGAGCATGATCGCCTTCGGGGTGGCCCCGCACGCCATCGGCAAGGATCACCCGGAGGGCGTCATCGCGGGCGTCCACTCCAACTACTACTTCAACTATCCGCCGCAAGATCGCTGGCCGCTGAACTCGGCGTTCGTGAAGAAGTACCTCGACCGGTGGAAGGAGTACCCGAACTTCCAGTCGGAAGGGGCATATACGACGCTCATGCTCCTCAAGCAGACCATCGAGAAGGCCAACAAGCTGACGGGAGGCTGGCCCGATGACGAGGCCATCATCAGCCAGCTGGAAGGGGCGTCCATCTCCGGCCCGGCGGGTTACCTGCACATCCGGCCGGACAACCACCAGGGCTACAAGGATGCCATGACCGGCTTCAGCGTGAACTCGCCGGACTATCCGTTCCAGATCCTCGATCCGAACAAGATCATCACGATCCCGATCCGCAACATCACGGCGCCTCCAGGGTGGCCGGCGCCGAGCGGCGAGGATACCCGGACCTACACCTGGATCGACAAGACCTGGCCCACGGTCAAGCTCTAG
- a CDS encoding ABC transporter substrate-binding protein, producing the protein MERRTFMALVSGGLFAAPLVVEAQQARKVWRVGFLTFGFKPVPGSPTSLDPFFHKLRELGYTEGRNVVLEFRYAEGRTERYPALAAELVSLNVDVLVAESTPAAIAAKQASGVVPIVMVSVSDPVGTKLVDSLARPGGNITGLSLLAPELSAKRLDLLKQTLPRLSRVTVLWNSANEGMKLRFNETQHVAPALGLSLQSVTVQRPEDFDVIFAAMSKDRPESLLVLADTVTVANSRHTVEFAARNRVPAIYEARAFVDGGGLMSYGIDFAEQYRRAATYVDRILKGAKPADLPVEQPTKFEFVINLKAARALGLTIPPPVLARADEVIP; encoded by the coding sequence ATGGAGCGGCGCACTTTCATGGCATTGGTCTCGGGCGGGCTCTTTGCCGCCCCGCTCGTCGTCGAGGCTCAGCAGGCGAGAAAGGTGTGGCGGGTGGGCTTCCTGACTTTCGGCTTCAAGCCCGTGCCCGGGTCCCCTACCAGCCTCGATCCGTTCTTCCACAAGCTGCGCGAGCTCGGCTACACGGAGGGACGGAACGTCGTCCTGGAGTTCCGCTACGCGGAGGGACGAACCGAGCGCTATCCCGCCCTCGCGGCTGAGCTGGTCAGTCTCAACGTCGATGTGCTCGTCGCCGAAAGCACCCCTGCCGCTATTGCCGCCAAGCAGGCGAGCGGCGTGGTCCCCATCGTCATGGTCTCCGTGAGTGATCCCGTGGGGACGAAGTTGGTCGATAGCCTCGCCCGTCCGGGTGGGAACATCACGGGGCTATCACTTCTCGCGCCGGAATTGAGCGCCAAGCGACTGGACCTGCTCAAACAGACTTTGCCAAGGCTCTCGCGGGTGACCGTGCTGTGGAATTCCGCCAATGAGGGCATGAAGCTCAGGTTCAACGAGACCCAGCATGTCGCGCCGGCGTTGGGGCTGTCCCTTCAATCGGTGACGGTGCAGCGCCCCGAAGATTTCGACGTGATCTTTGCCGCCATGAGTAAAGACCGGCCTGAATCGCTCCTGGTCTTGGCCGACACCGTCACCGTGGCCAACAGCAGACACACTGTCGAGTTTGCCGCACGGAACCGGGTGCCCGCGATCTACGAGGCGAGGGCGTTCGTGGACGGCGGCGGCCTCATGTCGTATGGGATAGACTTTGCCGAGCAATACCGCCGCGCCGCTACCTACGTGGACCGGATCCTCAAGGGCGCCAAGCCCGCCGACCTGCCCGTGGAGCAGCCTACGAAGTTCGAATTCGTCATCAACCTCAAGGCGGCAAGGGCGCTCGGGCTGACGATCCCGCCACCAGTGCTCGCGCGGGCGGACGAGGTCATCCCGTAG
- a CDS encoding aldo/keto reductase: protein MLSRPFGPTGISLPVIGQGTWHMGEERKLRKDEIAALSLGLDLGLTHIDTAEMYADGGAEEIVAEAVAGRRREAFIATKVMPSNASYRGTIEACERSLKRLRTDHVDLYLLHWWSGRHAIADTMRAMAELCAAGKTRFVGVSNLDVAQMEAAQAALGGIRLACNQVLYHLRDRAIEKDVLPHCERERIAVVGYTPLARGGFMRGAVADIAKRLGKTPRQVALNFLTRRPALFTIPKAGRAEHVRENAGALDFTLTPEDLSAIDAEYRS from the coding sequence ATGCTCTCGCGCCCATTCGGCCCGACCGGCATCAGCCTGCCGGTCATAGGCCAGGGCACCTGGCACATGGGCGAGGAGCGCAAGCTCAGGAAGGACGAGATCGCCGCGCTGTCGCTGGGGCTTGACCTCGGCCTGACCCACATCGACACGGCCGAGATGTACGCGGACGGAGGCGCCGAGGAGATTGTCGCCGAGGCGGTGGCCGGCCGGCGTCGCGAGGCCTTCATCGCCACCAAGGTCATGCCCTCGAATGCCTCGTATCGAGGCACCATCGAGGCGTGCGAGCGCTCCCTCAAGCGCCTGCGCACGGACCACGTGGATCTCTATCTCCTCCACTGGTGGAGCGGGCGGCACGCCATCGCCGACACCATGCGGGCCATGGCCGAGCTGTGCGCCGCGGGCAAGACGCGCTTCGTCGGGGTGAGCAATCTCGACGTGGCCCAGATGGAGGCCGCCCAGGCCGCGCTCGGCGGGATCCGCCTCGCCTGCAATCAGGTCCTCTACCATCTGCGCGACCGCGCCATCGAAAAGGACGTGCTCCCGCATTGCGAGCGCGAGCGGATCGCCGTGGTCGGCTACACGCCGCTGGCCCGCGGCGGATTCATGCGAGGCGCGGTGGCGGACATCGCCAAGCGCCTCGGCAAGACGCCGCGCCAGGTCGCCCTCAACTTCCTCACGCGCCGGCCCGCCCTCTTCACCATCCCGAAGGCGGGACGAGCCGAGCACGTGCGCGAGAACGCGGGCGCCCTCGACTTCACGCTCACCCCTGAAGATCTCTCGGCCATAGACGCCGAGTATCGGAGCTAG